From the genome of Glycine max cultivar Williams 82 chromosome 2, Glycine_max_v4.0, whole genome shotgun sequence, one region includes:
- the LOC100815522 gene encoding lysosomal Pro-X carboxypeptidase: protein MKHPSLSYQWLLLISLTHSTLLTAKHSLTIPRMSPIPEWETSLHDHPVATDAEEVKTFYFKQVLDHFNYRPESYTTFQQRYLVNFKYWGGANSSAPIFAYFGAESPIDNSPNGIGFLTDNAASFNALLVYIEHRYYGKSVPFGSREEALKNASTIGYFNSAQALADYAAILEHIKKTLHAQNSPVIVIGGSYGGMLASWFRLKYPHLTVGALASAAPILYFDKITPQNGYYSVVTRDYRDASETCYETILKSWSEIHRVASQPNGLVTLSHRFNTCHTVNQSYELIDYLRSTYVYAAQYNQPPRYPVSEICGGIDGASLGSDILSKIYAGVVALWGNNTCKVNGPTNVSETSVGWRWQARNCIYKVQCVLSFSFAFTWVI, encoded by the exons ATGAAACACCCTTCCTTGTCATATCAATGGCTACTTTTGATTTCTCTGACACACTCAACCCTTCTCACCGCAAAACACTCATTGACAATTCCAAGGATGAGTCCAATTCCTGAATGGGAAACATCACTACACGACCACCCAGTTGCAACTGATGCCGAAGAAGTGAAAACATTTTACTTCAAACAGGTTCTGGATCACTTCAACTACAGGCCAGAAAGCTACACAACGTTTCAACAAAGATATCTCGTCAATTTCAAGTACTGGGGTGGTGCCAATTCTAGTGCCCCCATATTTGCATACTTTGGTGCTGAATCACCAATTGATAACTCACCTAACGGCATTGGATTTTTAACTGATAACGCTGCTTCTTTCAATGCCCTTTTGGTATACATAGAG CACCGGTATTATGGGAAATCAGTGCCATTTGGATCCAGGGAAGAAGCATTGAAGAATGCAAGCACTATTGGGTATTTCAACTCAGCTCAAGCCTTGGCAGATTATGCAGCAATACTCGAACATATAAAGAAGACATTACATGCCCAAAATTCCCCGGTGATTGTAATTGGAGGATCATATGGTGGAA TGCTTGCTTCATGGTTTAGGCTCAAATATCCCCACCTGACCGTTGGTGCCTTGGCCTCAGCAGCTCCAATCCTATACTTTGATAAAATTACACCACAAAATGGTTACTACTCTGTTGTCACAAGGGATTATCGA GATGCCAGTGAGACATGCTATGAAACTATACTTAAGTCTTGGTCTGAAATCCACAGAGTAGCTTCACAACCAAATGGTCTAGTCACTCTCAGCCACAGATTCAACACTTGCCA CACAGTAAACCAATCTTATGAATTAATCGACTACCTAAGGTCGACGTATGTTTATGCGGCTCAATATAATCAACCACCAAGATACCCAGTTAGTGAGATTTGTGGTGGCATTGATGGAGCATCTCTTGGAAGTGATATCCTAAGTAAGATATATGCTGGTGTTGTGGCTCTATGGGGAAACAACACATGCAAAGTTAATGGCCCAACTAATGTATCTGAGACAAGTGTGGGATGGAGATGGCAGGCACGTAATTGCATTTACAAAGTGCAATGTGTTTTATCATTTTCCTTTGCTTTTACTTGGGTGATATAA
- the LOC100814457 gene encoding uncharacterized protein: MNKKYCVEKVNEEKLHAVHSSYHTLSYPSKSKSFPHSLRSSSSSPSPSSSNLFSLYFLSPPVAMEDLWKRAKTFAEEAAKKSQSLTPSSSRIADLVSETAKKSKELAAEASKKADILKSAALRQADQIKSFSDTIAIPPQFAAIASAATTAATAATATAPPSATPQELEKFGVTDDLRSFVKGLTSTTFQNFPLSSDESEVSDVTTVGSNVRKDLNEFQEKHATLVLTTVKEISRLRYELCPRAMKERHFWKIYFTLVNTHVAPYEKEYMEEVQLRAAAEQNVDTKVEQPAVTGGTGKAEATGNNLKGRPSNSSSTEQDLDTFLLGDLEDSDEAPDDGEGSFDDDFDKIGNSDVEDEKHVKKTAATV, translated from the exons atgaataaaaagtaTTGTGTTGAAAAAGTAAACGAAGAAAAGTTGCATGCAGTTCACTCATCTTACCATACGCTGTCGTATCCCTCCAAATCCAAATCTTTCCCCCATAGTCTCCGCTCTTCTTCCTCCTCTCCTTCCCCATCATCTTCAaaccttttctctctctatttccTCTCTCCTCCGGTGGCAATGGAGGACCTGTGGAAGCGCGCGAAGACCTTCGCCGAAGAGGCCGCGAAGAAATCCCAATCCCTCACCCCTTCCTCCTCCCGGATCGCCGATCTCGTCTCCGAAACCGCCAAGAAATCGAAGGAGCTCGCCGCCGAAGCCTCCAAGAAGGCCGACATCCTCAAATCCGCCGCGCTCCGCCAGGCCGACCAGATCAAGTCCTTCTCCGACACCATCGCCATTCCTCCCCAATTCGCCGCCATTGCCTCCGCCGCCACCACCGCTGCCACTGCCGCCACCGCCACCGCCCCGCCCTCTGCGACGCCGCAGGAGCTCGAGAAGTTCGGCGTCACCGACGACCTCAGATCTTTCGTCAAGGGCCTCACTTCCACCACCTTCCAGAACTTTCCTCTCAGTTCCG ATGAATCGGAGGTTTCTGATGTGACTACTGTGGGATCCAATGTTCGGAAGGATCTAAACGAGTTTCAGGAAAAGCATGCCACTCTCGTTTTAACTACTGTTAAG GAAATTTCAAGATTGAGATATGAACTATGTCCACGTGCTATGAAAGAAAGACACTTTTGGAAGATATATTTCACACTTGTCAACACTCATGTTGCTCC GTATGAGAAAGAATATATGGAGGAGGTTCAGCTTAGAGCGGCGGCAGAGCAGAATGTGGATACTAAGGTAGAGCAACCTGCTGTTACTGGAGGAACTGGAAAGGCAGAAGCAACAGGGAACAATTTGAAGGGTAGACCTTCTAATTCATCCTCTACTGAACAAGACTTGGACACATTTCTTCTTGGAGATCTTGAAGACAGTGATGAAGCTCCAG ATGATGGTGAGGgcagttttgatgatgattttgACAAGATTGGCAATTCA GATGTTGAAGATGAGAAGCATGTGAAGAAAACTGCTGCAACAGTTTAG